A stretch of Brachyhypopomus gauderio isolate BG-103 chromosome 3, BGAUD_0.2, whole genome shotgun sequence DNA encodes these proteins:
- the foxn4 gene encoding forkhead box protein N4 isoform X1 yields the protein MMIEGGVTNRMSGLIENSGQILNSAQDYRLLTTDPSQLNRDDLPSDLQSLTWLTAVDVPRLQQLSRPRPDYAGPAQDSLLDQHAAELSLGVSGGAVSMMPLQTTMQHSPMGMSSMPQFSPGFPCPASVYQASPQHVMTFTQAGQQSCGRAVSQCSPGGVYGGYSSQGLYLQQGLTPHSQDLTPKTFPKPIYSYSCLIAMALKNSKTGSLPVSEIYSFMKEHFPYFKTAPDGWKNSVRHNLSLNKCFEKVENKLSGSSRKGCLWALNPAKIDKMEEEMQKWKRKDLPAIRRSMANPDELDKLITDRPESCGRRPPEPVLTQLPGCPPGAGLPVQAQPPPQLQVRPAPVVTLSLQCLPVHQQFQLQLHGQSRLAPASPAPAQTPPLHMGPDPASGSPLPQHPPAKQPPDAYAEVDSLDPSIMDFALQGNLWEDMKDDSFNLEALGTFSNSPLRLSDCDLDTMGLTAGPGAHGTPTSDLQVSGVYTSYSTLDSLSNQYISTQGAGKPIVLH from the exons ATGATGATAGAAGGTGGAGTTACCAACAGGATGTCAGGACTAATCGAAAACTCTGGACAAATTCTCAATTCTGCACAAGACTACAG GCTGCTGACCACAGACCCCTCCCAGCTGAACAGGGACGACCTGCCCAGTGACCTGCAGTCACTGACCTGGCTCACCGCCGTGGACGTGCCCCGCCTCCAGCAGCTCAGTAGGCCCCGCCCCGACTACGCTGGCCCCGCCCAGGACAGCCTGCTGGACCAGCACGCAG CTGAGCTGAGTCTgggtgtgtctggaggagcaGTGTCCATGATGCCCCTGCAGACCACCATGCAGCACAGCCCAATGGGAATGAGCAGC ATGCCGCAGTTCTCTCCCGGGTTCCCGTGTCCTGCGTCTGTCTACCAGGCCTCCCCTCAGCACGTGATGACCTTCACCCAGGCTGGCCAGCAG TCCTGCGGTCGTGCTGTGTCTCAGTGTTCCCCCGGGGGGGTATACGGTGGCTACAGCAGCCAGGGCCTGTACCTGCAGCAGGGACTCACCCCACACAGCCAGGACCTCACCCCCAAGACCTTCCCCAAGCCTATCTACTCCTACAG CTGCCTGATTGCTATGGCATTAAAGAACAGCAAGACAGGCAGCCTCCCGGTCAGCGAGATCTACAGCTTCATGAAGGAGCACTTCCCGTACTTTAAG ACAGCGCCGGACGGCTGGAAGAACTCCGTGCGGCACAACCTCTCTCTGAACAAGTGCTTCGAGAAGGTGGAGAACAAGCTGAGCGGCTCATCTCGGAAGGGCTGCCTGTGGGCGCTGAACCCTGCCAAGATCGacaagatggaggaggagatgcAGAAATGGAAGCGCAAAGATCTGCCCGCCATCCGGCGAAGCATGGCCAACCCGG ATGAACTGGACAAGCTGATCACAGACCGACCGGAGAGCTGCGGGCGGCGGCCGCCGGAGCCGGTCCTGACCCAGCTGCCTGGCTGCCCCCCGGGGGCGGGGCTTCCCGTCCAGGCCCAGCCCCCGCCCCAGCTGCAGGTGCGTCCGGCGCCGGTGGTGACGCTGTCGCTGCAGTGCCTGCCCGTCCACCAGCAGTTCCAGCTGCAGCTGCACGGCCAGTCGCGGCTGGCGCCCGCCTCGCCCGCCCCGGCCCAGACGCCCCCGCTCCACATGGGCCCCGACCCGGCCAGCGGCAGCCCCCTGCCCCAGCACCCGCCCGCCAAGCAGCCCCCAGACGCCTACGCCGAGGTGGACTCGCTGGACCCCAGCATCATGGACTTCGCCTTGCAAG GAAACCTGTGGGAAGACATGAAGGACGACAGCTTTAACCTGGAGGCCCTGGGCACGTTCAGCAACTCCCCCCTGCGCCTATCTGACTGTGACCTGGACACAATGGGCCTGACGGCGGGGCCAGGCGCCCACGGGACGCCCACCTCGGACCTGCAGGTGTCCGGCGTCTACACCTCCTACAGCACGCTGGACAGCCTCTCAAACCAGTACATCAGCACGCAGGGCGCCGGCAAGCCCATCGTCCTGCACTGA
- the foxn4 gene encoding forkhead box protein N4 isoform X2 produces MMIEGGVTNRMSGLIENSGQILNSAQDYRLLTTDPSQLNRDDLPSDLQSLTWLTAVDVPRLQQLSRPRPDYAGPAQDSLLDQHAAELSLGVSGGAVSMMPLQTTMQHSPMGMSSMPQFSPGFPCPASVYQASPQHVMTFTQAGQQCSPGGVYGGYSSQGLYLQQGLTPHSQDLTPKTFPKPIYSYSCLIAMALKNSKTGSLPVSEIYSFMKEHFPYFKTAPDGWKNSVRHNLSLNKCFEKVENKLSGSSRKGCLWALNPAKIDKMEEEMQKWKRKDLPAIRRSMANPDELDKLITDRPESCGRRPPEPVLTQLPGCPPGAGLPVQAQPPPQLQVRPAPVVTLSLQCLPVHQQFQLQLHGQSRLAPASPAPAQTPPLHMGPDPASGSPLPQHPPAKQPPDAYAEVDSLDPSIMDFALQGNLWEDMKDDSFNLEALGTFSNSPLRLSDCDLDTMGLTAGPGAHGTPTSDLQVSGVYTSYSTLDSLSNQYISTQGAGKPIVLH; encoded by the exons ATGATGATAGAAGGTGGAGTTACCAACAGGATGTCAGGACTAATCGAAAACTCTGGACAAATTCTCAATTCTGCACAAGACTACAG GCTGCTGACCACAGACCCCTCCCAGCTGAACAGGGACGACCTGCCCAGTGACCTGCAGTCACTGACCTGGCTCACCGCCGTGGACGTGCCCCGCCTCCAGCAGCTCAGTAGGCCCCGCCCCGACTACGCTGGCCCCGCCCAGGACAGCCTGCTGGACCAGCACGCAG CTGAGCTGAGTCTgggtgtgtctggaggagcaGTGTCCATGATGCCCCTGCAGACCACCATGCAGCACAGCCCAATGGGAATGAGCAGC ATGCCGCAGTTCTCTCCCGGGTTCCCGTGTCCTGCGTCTGTCTACCAGGCCTCCCCTCAGCACGTGATGACCTTCACCCAGGCTGGCCAGCAG TGTTCCCCCGGGGGGGTATACGGTGGCTACAGCAGCCAGGGCCTGTACCTGCAGCAGGGACTCACCCCACACAGCCAGGACCTCACCCCCAAGACCTTCCCCAAGCCTATCTACTCCTACAG CTGCCTGATTGCTATGGCATTAAAGAACAGCAAGACAGGCAGCCTCCCGGTCAGCGAGATCTACAGCTTCATGAAGGAGCACTTCCCGTACTTTAAG ACAGCGCCGGACGGCTGGAAGAACTCCGTGCGGCACAACCTCTCTCTGAACAAGTGCTTCGAGAAGGTGGAGAACAAGCTGAGCGGCTCATCTCGGAAGGGCTGCCTGTGGGCGCTGAACCCTGCCAAGATCGacaagatggaggaggagatgcAGAAATGGAAGCGCAAAGATCTGCCCGCCATCCGGCGAAGCATGGCCAACCCGG ATGAACTGGACAAGCTGATCACAGACCGACCGGAGAGCTGCGGGCGGCGGCCGCCGGAGCCGGTCCTGACCCAGCTGCCTGGCTGCCCCCCGGGGGCGGGGCTTCCCGTCCAGGCCCAGCCCCCGCCCCAGCTGCAGGTGCGTCCGGCGCCGGTGGTGACGCTGTCGCTGCAGTGCCTGCCCGTCCACCAGCAGTTCCAGCTGCAGCTGCACGGCCAGTCGCGGCTGGCGCCCGCCTCGCCCGCCCCGGCCCAGACGCCCCCGCTCCACATGGGCCCCGACCCGGCCAGCGGCAGCCCCCTGCCCCAGCACCCGCCCGCCAAGCAGCCCCCAGACGCCTACGCCGAGGTGGACTCGCTGGACCCCAGCATCATGGACTTCGCCTTGCAAG GAAACCTGTGGGAAGACATGAAGGACGACAGCTTTAACCTGGAGGCCCTGGGCACGTTCAGCAACTCCCCCCTGCGCCTATCTGACTGTGACCTGGACACAATGGGCCTGACGGCGGGGCCAGGCGCCCACGGGACGCCCACCTCGGACCTGCAGGTGTCCGGCGTCTACACCTCCTACAGCACGCTGGACAGCCTCTCAAACCAGTACATCAGCACGCAGGGCGCCGGCAAGCCCATCGTCCTGCACTGA